The genomic region CAAATGCTGGCATGAAAAAAGTTCCGTTCATCCGCATAATGAACATGGCTAGACTCCCGACAAAGATGACAACGGCAAATCCGAAGAGCACCATGGTCACAAAAAGGATGCCTCGTATTAAAAAATGCCAACGCGGCCGCATACTAACATCCTTGTTATGGATGCGCTCAAGCACGGCTTTCCCTAGGTCGGTCAAGGATGGTGTGGTTTTTTTATCTTCCATAGGGATGTCGTTTTTCATAAAGCTGACGAAGTGCCTCTTTTGCCCGAAGTAATCGGACACCAACAGTGGCGATGGGAATCTCTAAAATATCCGCTATCTCTTGGTAGCTCATATCTTCAAAGTAATAAAAAATGAGCGGCTCACGGTACTTAACGTCAAGCAATTGAATAAGCTCGTCGAAGGCATCACGAAGTTCCCGTTCTAAAATATTCTTATCTGTTCGTTCTGCGGCAATTGGGTGCGGAAAAAGTACGTCAGGATCAAAGAAAGGCAACGCGTCGTGGCCAGACTTTTTTATGGCGTTCACAAATTCGTTATGTGCTATCCGGTACAGCCATGGAGAAAAACGACGCTTCGCATTAAAACTATTTAAATTGACGTACGCTTTCAAAAAAACATCTTGCACCTTATCCTCAGCGTCTTCTCGCGTCGAAAGAAACCGACGGGCATACCGCAGCATCTTTCCCTCATACCGTTCAACAAGCGCAGCAAATGCACTCACATCGCCCCGCTGTACAGACGCGGCTATTTCCTCGTCAGACTCTACCATAGCTACCTTATACTACCCTTTTCTGTCCGATTTCTTTCACCTACCCCTACGACTGTTTTCCTTTTAGAGCGTGTAGCAGCGAAATAATTTCTTTCAGTTTTTCATCTTCAATTCGTGCTAATGCCTGTTGCAACTCTTCAATTTCTTCTTTTGCACGCTTGTTTGTTTCGTAATCGTCCAAAGCTTGAACACGATCCCGTTCACCTTGACGATTCTGCGACATCATAATTATCGGTGCCGCATACGCCGCCTGCGTAGAAAATAGTAAGTTCAGCAATATGAAAGGGTACGGGTCCCACCGTAACGTGTAGGCGACCAAATTAAGAACAATCCACACGAAGACAAGAACACTTTGCAAAATAATGAAGTGCCAGGAGCCCATATATGCTGCCACCGCATCAGCCAAGCGTTGACCTACCGTTCGCTCTTCGTTATGACGTTCGTGCCAGGTTTTTATTTGGTTTGAGATATATGACATAGTGAAAGTATAGCATGACTCTCAAGCTACCTTACACTGCCGCAGGCTTCTCTCGACCAAAAACAATTGCCGCCAGCAAGCTACTTAACGGCACTGCCAAAACAAGTGCGGAAGAACCAACCAGCGTACGAATGACTTCTTCTATAATTATTTGGCTGTTTAACGTTACCCAAAGTGGCTGAGTAGGAAAGGCGGCCACGAGCAAAAACAAAGGGAACGATGCGCCGGCATAGGCCAGGGCCAGTGTATTCACGAGCGCTGCAATATGCTCTCGACCCACCGACATACCACGGTGATAAAGTTCGGTTACCGAAAGTGAACCATTCGCTTTGTGGATTTCCTCGATAGCCGCTACCTGACTCGTTGTAACGTCATCGAGTACGCCTAAGGTACCAATAATGATGGCACCAAAAAGTAAACCACGTAAATCAAGATTCTCAAACTGCCCAACCTGAATGTAGTACGCCTCTTCTGAAGCAGCACCGGAAAGTTTTGCAAACAGCACTGCCAGCCCAGCCACCGCAACGGTACCAAGCAAGGTGAGTAAGGTGCTGG from Patescibacteria group bacterium harbors:
- a CDS encoding RNA polymerase sigma factor is translated as MVESDEEIAASVQRGDVSAFAALVERYEGKMLRYARRFLSTREDAEDKVQDVFLKAYVNLNSFNAKRRFSPWLYRIAHNEFVNAIKKSGHDALPFFDPDVLFPHPIAAERTDKNILERELRDAFDELIQLLDVKYREPLIFYYFEDMSYQEIADILEIPIATVGVRLLRAKEALRQLYEKRHPYGR
- a CDS encoding DUF1003 domain-containing protein gives rise to the protein MSYISNQIKTWHERHNEERTVGQRLADAVAAYMGSWHFIILQSVLVFVWIVLNLVAYTLRWDPYPFILLNLLFSTQAAYAAPIIMMSQNRQGERDRVQALDDYETNKRAKEEIEELQQALARIEDEKLKEIISLLHALKGKQS